From the genome of Biomphalaria glabrata chromosome 1, xgBioGlab47.1, whole genome shotgun sequence, one region includes:
- the LOC106054604 gene encoding transmembrane protein 106B-like — MTIFQKLMAIISINTNEGESTRLLSSSRNGPLPPNGSAATGHNSISATEGYEELFKDSVPCPSCRGLGRVPKELENQLVALIPMGDGRLKPRRTILYVAIAVLLCALTAGLLIFFLMPRDITISSNRPFLQPKHIDINVTAKFANFTVINLYNVSNSNFYTVRISGVSMKSLYGNAVIAQSSAYKTDPLDISARSEEQLSVPMDFVLQGEHGSLVSHCMSNWSWIHNLPILFEVTANYTYMGHSEQATLTTFQTVSCHPEPGPPPSTLHPPITIPSTTATPTTTTLTTSTTTTTTSKSPITLSKVKTKR, encoded by the exons ttgATGGCTATTATTAGTATAAACACGAATGAAGGGGAGAGCACTCGTCTGTTAAGCTCGAGTCGAAATGGTCCATTACCTCCTAATGGTAGTGCTGCTACCGGCCATAATTCTATTTCTGCAACTGAGGGTTATGAAGAACTTTTTAAAGATAGCGTTCCTTGCCCATCATGTAGAGGACTGGGTCGTGTTCCAAAAg AACTTGAAAATCAATTAGTTGCTTTGATTCCCATGGGAGATGGTAGGCTGAAACCTAGAAGAAC GATCCTATATGTTGCAATCGCTGTACTTTTGTGTGCACTGACGGCAGGCCtgcttattttctttttgatgcCTAGGGACATAACTATATCTAGCAACAGGCCCTTCTTGCAGCCTAAACACATAGACATCAATGTCACGGCAAAGTTTGCTAATTTCACAGTTATA AATTTGTACAATGTATCGAACAGTAATTTCTATACAGTTAGAATTTCTGGTGTATCAATGAAGTCCTTGTATGGGAATGCAGTCATTGCTCAGTCCTCAGCCTACAAAACTGACCCTTTGGATATTTCTGCTAGATCTGAGGAGCAGCTCTCAGTACCAATGGACTTTGTGCTACAGGGAGAACATGGCAGTCTTGT atcTCACTGTATGAGTAATTGGTCTTGGATTCACAATCTCCCTATTTTATTTGA AGTGACTGCCAACTATACATACATGGGCCATTCTGAGCAGGCAACATTGACCACATTCCAAACAGTCAGCTGCCATCCTGAACCAGGGCCTCCACCGTCAACACTGCACCCTCCAATCACCATTCCATCTACAACTGCTACACCCACAACAACAACTCTGACTACGTCCACTACCACAACAACCACCTCGAAGTCTCCAATAACTTTATCTAAAGTTAAGACTAAGAGATAA